Proteins co-encoded in one Lasioglossum baleicum chromosome 14, iyLasBale1, whole genome shotgun sequence genomic window:
- the LOC143215778 gene encoding uncharacterized protein LOC143215778 isoform X2, with protein MYNNSYSNHSRGNRDSSNRNGGGGTYWNSQQQAQKDRAAKKQAQRKTPGDLLKKPNWDLSKLPTIQKNLYIPHINVLKRTTDDIAKYHIGKEITVKGNNTPSPIQAFEESNFPDYVMEEIRKQGFAEPTAIQAQGWPIALSGRDLVGIAQTGSGKTLAYILPATVHINNQPRLNRGDGPIVLILAPTRELAQQIQTVARDFGSSSCIRNTCIFGGSPKGPQARDLERGVEICIATPGRLIDFLEKGTTNLRRCTYLVLDEADRMLDMGFEPQIRKIIEQIRPDRQVLMWSATWPKEVQALAEDFLSDYIQINIGSLTLAANHNIRQIVEICYEHEKEMKLSGLLREIGKDRGSKMIIFVETKKKVDDITKAIKREGWPAISIHGDKSQPERDYVLSEFRNGKTMILVATDVAARGLDVEDVKYVINFDYPNSSEDYIHRIGRTGRCQSAGTAYAYFTPNNARQAKELISVLEEAGQVINPQLVVLASSMKNQYGKGRQRWSHSRSSKDNNSVSPRNNSSPTANSWQNQQCQASQLSHNSINNQERTVVRHQNAYQNNRQNNFQPTYQQQQQHQRQPNAYANSCPTSTSNYQTGYQNATIPRYHGRTGTFQGNRYHNRQSTYNGNQTGGQNVYSMPPPFMMPSNGHTDSGMQSLVNNKFFQTNRPPPNTGACAYQSMGYGQFQAVPPYSYPYPPTPVQQ; from the exons ATGTATAACAATAGTTATTCCAATCACAGTAG AGGTAATCGAGACTCTAGTAACCGCAATGGAGGTGGCGGTACGTACTGGAACAGCCAGCAACAAGCACAGAAAGACAGGGCTGCCAAAAAACAAGCTCAAAGGAAGACACCGGGAGATCTGCTGAAGAAACCTAACTGGGATTTATCTAAATTGCCTACGATCCAAAAGAATTTGTATATTCCACATATCAATGTTTTGAAGAGGACAACGGACGACATTGCAAAGTATCACATTGGCAAAGAAATTACTGTCAAAGGAAACAACACACCCTCTCCGATCCAAGCATTCGAAGAAAGTAACTTCCCAGATTATGTAATGGAAGAAATCAGGAAGCAGGGTTTTGCTGAGCCAACAGCAATCCAAGCGCAAGGCTGGCCGATTGCACTTAGTGGACGCGATTTGGTTGGAATCGCTCAAACAGGATCTGGAAAAACTCTAGCA TATATATTGCCAGCAACAGTGCACATTAACAATCAGCCACGGTTAAACCGTGGGGACGGTCCAATCGTTCTGATTCTGGCTCCAACGAGAGAGTTGGCTCAGCAGATTCAGACAGTTGCTAGGGATTTCGGTTCCTCGTCGTGCATTCGCAACACATGCATTTTCGGCGGTTCTCCAAAGGGACCGCAGGCTCGTGACTTGGAGCGAGGCGTTGAAATCTGCATAGCAACTCCTGGCAGACTGATCGACTTCCTGGAGAAGGGAACGACAAATCTTCGCAGATGCACATACCTAGTTCTGGACGAAGCGGATAGGATGTTAGACATGGGATTCGAACCACAGATCCGGAAGATCATCGAGCAGATAAGACCCGACAGGCAGGTGCTGATGTGGTCTGCAACATGGCCGAAGGAAGTACAGGCTCTGGCGGAAGATTTTCTCTCGGACTACATTCAGATCAACATTGGATCTTTGACGTTGGCCGCCAATCACAACATTCGCCAGATCGTGGAGATTTGTTACGAGCACGAGAAGGAGATGAAGCTCTCGGGCCTGCTCAGGGAGATCGGCAAGGACCGAGGAAGTAAAATGATCATATTCGTCGAGACTAAAAAGAAGGTAGACGACATCACGAAAGCCATCAAGCGAGAAGGTTGGCCGGCCATATCGATTCACGGGGACAAATCGCAACCTGAGAGAGATTACGTTCTGTCCGAGTTCAGAAACGGGAAGACGATGATTCTTGTCGCGACCGACGTGGCTGCTCGCGGCTTGGACGTGGAGGACGTCAAGTACGTGATAaatttcgattatccgaacagttCCGAGGATTATATCCATCGAATTGGGAGAACCGGACGTTGTCAAAGTGCAGGCACAGCGTACGCATACTTCACGCCCAACAACGCGAGACAGGCGAAAGAACTGATTTCTGTTCTCGAGGAAGCTGGCCAGGTGATCAACCCGCAATTGGTTGTTCTAGCTAGCTCGATGAAGAACCAATACGGGAAAGGCCGCCAGCGTTGGAGTCACTCCCGCTCCAGTAAAGACAATAACTCAGTCAGCCCGAGAAACAACAGCAGCCCGACAGCGAACAGCTGGCAGAATCAGCAGTGTCAAGCCAGTCAGCTGAGCCATAACAGCATTAACAATCAAGAGAGGACCGTTGTTCGACACCAGAACGCGTACCAGAACAATCGTCAGAACAATTTCCAGCCTACCTaccagcaacaacagcaacaccAGAGACAGCCGAACGCCTACGCCAACAGTTGTCCAACAAGCACCAGCAACTATCAAACCGGATACCAGAACGCCACTATACCGAGATACCATGGCAGAACCGGCACTTTCCAAGGCAATCGTTATCACAACAGGCAGAGCACGTACAACGGCAACCAAACCGGAGGACAGAACGTCTACTCGATGCCGCCACCGTTCATGATGCCGTCTAACGGGCACACCGATTCCGGTATGCAAAGTTTGGTGAACAACAAATTCTTCCAAACGAACCGGCCACCGCCAAACACCGGAGCTTGTGCTTACCAATCGATGGGCTACGGCCAGTTTCAAGCTGTGCCGCCGTACAGTTACCCTTACCCGCCCACACCAGTGCAGCAGTGA
- the LOC143215781 gene encoding uncharacterized protein LOC143215781, with amino-acid sequence MIRSSEINRFTCYTYNLLTSRTSSKGYQNVCSLKSEIKCFSTVLDANTETEENKKRKKTVRVPNIKLIHPDKSMTISLLEEAQKIAKRQNLHLVKQTYTDRDNRDVYELCDSTEFFENRSKEDTTEKVVYKNTKFFPIQSKIKEHDLAIKLNNINKLLQKNHKIKIAIMFPTEYTEKEEVIKTVKKRVQGELKEERKKGSSFMLIYLPLLNKSNNDSDKNIVDVVQR; translated from the exons ATGATACgatcttcagaaattaatagATTTACGTGTTACACTTATAATTTACTTACATCGAGAACATCAAGTAAAGGTTATCAAAATGTATGTTCTCTAAAAtctgaaataaaatgtttcagtACAGTGTTAGACGCAAATACAGAGACAGAAGAAAACAAGAAGAGGAAAAAGACTGTACGGGTACCTAACATTAAGCTTATTCATCCTGATAAATCTATGACTATTAGCTTATTGGAAGAAGCTCAGAAAATTGCTAAACGCCAGAATCTGCATTTAGTAAAACAAACATATACTGATAGAGATAACAGAGATGTCTACGAGCTTTGCGATAGTACAGAATTCTTTGAAAACCGAAGTAAAGAGGATACCACGGAGAAGGTTGTTTACAAAAATACCAAGTTCTTTCCAATACAATCTAAGATTAAAGAACATGATTTAGCAATCAAGCTCAATAATATCAATAAGTTGCTACAGAAAAATCATAAGATCAAAATTGCAATCATGTTTCCTACTGAATATACTGAAAAG GAAGAGGTGATAAAAACTGTGAAGAAAAGAGTTCAGGGTGAGCTTAAAGAAGAGAGGAAAAAGGGTAGCTCTTTTATGCTTATATATCTACCTTTATTGAATAAGAGTAACAACGACTCTGACAAAAATATAGTTGACGTTGTACAACGTTGA
- the LOC143215778 gene encoding uncharacterized protein LOC143215778 isoform X1, protein MYNNSYSNHSRPRGNRDSSNRNGGGGTYWNSQQQAQKDRAAKKQAQRKTPGDLLKKPNWDLSKLPTIQKNLYIPHINVLKRTTDDIAKYHIGKEITVKGNNTPSPIQAFEESNFPDYVMEEIRKQGFAEPTAIQAQGWPIALSGRDLVGIAQTGSGKTLAYILPATVHINNQPRLNRGDGPIVLILAPTRELAQQIQTVARDFGSSSCIRNTCIFGGSPKGPQARDLERGVEICIATPGRLIDFLEKGTTNLRRCTYLVLDEADRMLDMGFEPQIRKIIEQIRPDRQVLMWSATWPKEVQALAEDFLSDYIQINIGSLTLAANHNIRQIVEICYEHEKEMKLSGLLREIGKDRGSKMIIFVETKKKVDDITKAIKREGWPAISIHGDKSQPERDYVLSEFRNGKTMILVATDVAARGLDVEDVKYVINFDYPNSSEDYIHRIGRTGRCQSAGTAYAYFTPNNARQAKELISVLEEAGQVINPQLVVLASSMKNQYGKGRQRWSHSRSSKDNNSVSPRNNSSPTANSWQNQQCQASQLSHNSINNQERTVVRHQNAYQNNRQNNFQPTYQQQQQHQRQPNAYANSCPTSTSNYQTGYQNATIPRYHGRTGTFQGNRYHNRQSTYNGNQTGGQNVYSMPPPFMMPSNGHTDSGMQSLVNNKFFQTNRPPPNTGACAYQSMGYGQFQAVPPYSYPYPPTPVQQ, encoded by the exons ATGTATAACAATAGTTATTCCAATCACAGTAG GCCCAGAGGTAATCGAGACTCTAGTAACCGCAATGGAGGTGGCGGTACGTACTGGAACAGCCAGCAACAAGCACAGAAAGACAGGGCTGCCAAAAAACAAGCTCAAAGGAAGACACCGGGAGATCTGCTGAAGAAACCTAACTGGGATTTATCTAAATTGCCTACGATCCAAAAGAATTTGTATATTCCACATATCAATGTTTTGAAGAGGACAACGGACGACATTGCAAAGTATCACATTGGCAAAGAAATTACTGTCAAAGGAAACAACACACCCTCTCCGATCCAAGCATTCGAAGAAAGTAACTTCCCAGATTATGTAATGGAAGAAATCAGGAAGCAGGGTTTTGCTGAGCCAACAGCAATCCAAGCGCAAGGCTGGCCGATTGCACTTAGTGGACGCGATTTGGTTGGAATCGCTCAAACAGGATCTGGAAAAACTCTAGCA TATATATTGCCAGCAACAGTGCACATTAACAATCAGCCACGGTTAAACCGTGGGGACGGTCCAATCGTTCTGATTCTGGCTCCAACGAGAGAGTTGGCTCAGCAGATTCAGACAGTTGCTAGGGATTTCGGTTCCTCGTCGTGCATTCGCAACACATGCATTTTCGGCGGTTCTCCAAAGGGACCGCAGGCTCGTGACTTGGAGCGAGGCGTTGAAATCTGCATAGCAACTCCTGGCAGACTGATCGACTTCCTGGAGAAGGGAACGACAAATCTTCGCAGATGCACATACCTAGTTCTGGACGAAGCGGATAGGATGTTAGACATGGGATTCGAACCACAGATCCGGAAGATCATCGAGCAGATAAGACCCGACAGGCAGGTGCTGATGTGGTCTGCAACATGGCCGAAGGAAGTACAGGCTCTGGCGGAAGATTTTCTCTCGGACTACATTCAGATCAACATTGGATCTTTGACGTTGGCCGCCAATCACAACATTCGCCAGATCGTGGAGATTTGTTACGAGCACGAGAAGGAGATGAAGCTCTCGGGCCTGCTCAGGGAGATCGGCAAGGACCGAGGAAGTAAAATGATCATATTCGTCGAGACTAAAAAGAAGGTAGACGACATCACGAAAGCCATCAAGCGAGAAGGTTGGCCGGCCATATCGATTCACGGGGACAAATCGCAACCTGAGAGAGATTACGTTCTGTCCGAGTTCAGAAACGGGAAGACGATGATTCTTGTCGCGACCGACGTGGCTGCTCGCGGCTTGGACGTGGAGGACGTCAAGTACGTGATAaatttcgattatccgaacagttCCGAGGATTATATCCATCGAATTGGGAGAACCGGACGTTGTCAAAGTGCAGGCACAGCGTACGCATACTTCACGCCCAACAACGCGAGACAGGCGAAAGAACTGATTTCTGTTCTCGAGGAAGCTGGCCAGGTGATCAACCCGCAATTGGTTGTTCTAGCTAGCTCGATGAAGAACCAATACGGGAAAGGCCGCCAGCGTTGGAGTCACTCCCGCTCCAGTAAAGACAATAACTCAGTCAGCCCGAGAAACAACAGCAGCCCGACAGCGAACAGCTGGCAGAATCAGCAGTGTCAAGCCAGTCAGCTGAGCCATAACAGCATTAACAATCAAGAGAGGACCGTTGTTCGACACCAGAACGCGTACCAGAACAATCGTCAGAACAATTTCCAGCCTACCTaccagcaacaacagcaacaccAGAGACAGCCGAACGCCTACGCCAACAGTTGTCCAACAAGCACCAGCAACTATCAAACCGGATACCAGAACGCCACTATACCGAGATACCATGGCAGAACCGGCACTTTCCAAGGCAATCGTTATCACAACAGGCAGAGCACGTACAACGGCAACCAAACCGGAGGACAGAACGTCTACTCGATGCCGCCACCGTTCATGATGCCGTCTAACGGGCACACCGATTCCGGTATGCAAAGTTTGGTGAACAACAAATTCTTCCAAACGAACCGGCCACCGCCAAACACCGGAGCTTGTGCTTACCAATCGATGGGCTACGGCCAGTTTCAAGCTGTGCCGCCGTACAGTTACCCTTACCCGCCCACACCAGTGCAGCAGTGA